The nucleotide window CGGCAACGCGTCGGATTCGCCAGGGCGCTGGCCGCCGATCCCCCCGTCATTCTGATGGATGAGCCGTTCGGCGCGCTCGATCCGCTGACGCGAGCCGAGTTGCACCGGGAATTCCGCCGTATTCAGGAACAGCTCCATAAGACCGTGGTCATGGTGTCGCACGATATGGGCGAGGCGTTTGCGCTCGCCACCCGGATTGGCGTCCTGGATCAGGGACGCCTCGTCGCCCTCGACACGCCGGAGATGGTTGCCCGTACGCGCGATCCAAGGATCCGGATGTTTCTGGACGCCATGCCGCCGGTACCGGCCATTGCCCGTGACGCTGATTAACTTCTGGATTGCCCATGGCGCCGACATGCTGGGCGCCGTCGCTCAGCATCTGCTGCTGACGCTGGTCGCGACCGTCGCGGCCATCGTCATCGGGGTACCGCTCGGGATCGTCGCAGCGCGCCGGCCCCGACTCGGCGCCGCACTGCTGGCCTTCGCCAACATCGCGCAGACAGTGCCCAGCCTCGCCATGTTCGGGTTTCTGGTGGCGCTGCCGCTGATTGGGGGGGTCGGCGCCAGAAGCGCGCTGCTTGTGCTGATCCTCTACGCGCTCCTGCCGGTCATGCGCAATACGGTTGCCGGGATTCAGGGGATCGACCGGGCTGCGCGGGATGCCGGTGTGGCGCTGGGGATGACGCCGCGACAGTTGCTGCTGCAGGTCGAGCTGCCGCTGGCGATGCCGACGATGGTGGCGGGGGTGCGGGTGGCGGCGGTCGTCGGTGTGGGGGCGGCCACGATTGCGGCCGCCATCGGAGCCGGAGGGCTCGGCGACTATATCTTCCGAGGCCTCTCGATGACCGAGCCGACCCTGATTCTGGCGGGCGCCGTGCCGGCTGCCCTCCTGGCTCTGACGGTGGATGCGTCGCTCGGCCGGCTGGAGCGCGTCATGACGCCGGGAGCCGCACGAGCGGGGCGAGTGACGGCCCGCGTGCTGGCGGCTGCCGGCATCGCGCTGATGCTGATTCTCATGGGCAGCTTCGCGGTCTCAGGGCGCTGGGGTGTTCGGGTGATCATCGGCTCGAAGAATTTTTCGGAGCAGGTCATCCTCGGCGAACTGCTGGCCCAGACGATCGAACGGACGACCGATCTCAGGGTCGAGCGCCGTCTCAATCTCGGCGGGACGTTCATCAGCGATCAGGCGCTTCGCTCGGGCGCCATCGACGCCTACGTCGAGTATACGGGAACGGCCCTCACCGCGATCTTTCATCAGCCGGTGCCGCGTGATCATGCGGACGTGCTGTCGCGTGTGACTGCCGCGTACGCGGCGACCGGTCGTACCGTCCTGCCGTCCCTTGGCTTCAATAACACCTTCGCGATCCTCATTCGAGGTGACAAGGCGCGCCGACTCAACCTCAAAACGATCAGCGATGCGGCGCCGCACGCGCCGAGATGGAAGGCCGCCTTCGGATACGAATTCCTGGAACGCGAGGACGGCTATAAAGGACTGGTGCGGACCTACGGACTGCGATTTGCCGAGACGCCGCATGTGATGGATCTGACATTAAGCTATCGGGCGCTCGCGGGCGGCTCCGTCGATCTGATCGCCGGCGAGGCGACCAATGGGTTGATCAAGGGACTCGATCTGTTCATGCTCGAGGATGATCGGCACTATTTCCCGCCCTATCACGCCATTCCTGTTATACGAACAGAGACATTGGCCGCCCACCCACAGCTTCGAACGGCCATCGAGCGGCTTGCCGGACGGATCTCGGAGGAGGCGATGCGACAGATGAATTACGATGTGGATGTGAGCCACCGCGATGTCGCGGTCGTCGCGCGGGAGTTCCTCGATACACTTCTTCAAACGCCTTAGATGAGCAGTCTGCCGGGTAAGGCGGTTGTCTTGCCGGAGGTTGACCTTCGTTCATTCCTGCAGTCTGATGATGTGGTCCGGGTGATCGTTGACCTGATCACCGGCAGACGCCGCGTGGAAAACGGCTCTGCCGTGAATATTGACTAAGGCGGCTCCGAATGTGGCGGGTCAGGTCTGATGTTCCGTCAATCGCCCCGTCAGCCGTCAGACACGCGAGGTCTCGTGAAGAATATCCGTCCGTTACTGCGGTACCGTTTATCGAGCGCCGGATTTCGAGGTCAATTGACGGAGTGGGGACCTTAGAGCCAGATCGGTTGCCCCTCTGCCGATACGCCTGCGAGATGCCGATGGAATTGAAGCCGCGGCGAGATTATTCCCCTCGTCCGACTCGATCACAAGGTTGCTTGAGTCGATGACGGCCAACAGATATTGTCCTTCACCGGGCGACGGGAGCATAATCCGACCACTCAGACTTGTCCCCCTTCCCGGCGCCAGGCTCCGGGACCGCACGGTTTGCGTTGTGAGAAGGCGATCTGTACCATCAAGCCCACTATCGGCCGAAAGATAGAAGGCGACCCTGAAACGTCCGACAGCCGTCTGATTCCCGAGATTCTGAACTGTGAGACCGAAATTGACCCGTTCTTGCCCCTTGGAGATCGTGGTTGATAGCGACGTAAATTGACCGGTCAGATCAGGCCCACTGGTAAAAATTGCCGTACAGGTAAGATCTCGGGTCATTGTGACGTGTCCGTCAGTACAGTCCGCTTCTCCGCCCCATCCGGCGAAGAGCCACCCGGTATCCGCAACTGCGGTCAGGTTCACAACGGTCCCACTCTCGTAGTGTTCTTCGCAGTCAGGCCCGCAGTCGATTCCCGGCAGATCGGTCCTTACAGTGCCATTTCCGCTTTTCGTTACCGAAAGCGTGTGCTGCAGATTTGACCCGCCGTAGTTGATGGCCACAAGAAAGCCGCTGGTAGTGGTCGATAGCACCGACACCGTGATCCCGTTCGCCGTATCGGCGAAGGTATCGCCGGGCAACCACATCGCCCCGGCATCATTCGGATTGCCGTTGTTGTCGGTGTCAACGACCTGCGCATCCCGGTCCCACCTGGTTGTATCGACAAAATGGATCACGACGGCGCTATCCGGGAGCGGGCCGTCATACCCGACCTTCTGTCGCGCCTCGACAGTGTAGAACTGTGTCGCTGAGCCTCCGAGCGGAATCTTGGCCATCAGGTATCCCGTAGTCGAGGGTTGACCCAGTCGCTCAAGTTCAATGGTCGTATTGGAGCCGGGAAGGGCTACGTATCGCCGAACAGAGGGGACCCATCCTAAGAAGTCCTTATGATACGCGATGGTATGGACCCCGATACATCCGTATTCGGGGTGCTCCGGCCAGCAGTTATCCCATACGTCACTCATCACATCCCAACGGGAGTCGTAGGTTGCGCTGTATGGCCCGGAGGAGTGCGGTAGCCCGAACCCGTGGCCCATCTCGTGGCCGATCACACCATGGTTCTCGTACCCCCATGGCGGGAGCCAGGTGACATTGTAGCTCTTCGTTTGCCCGTCCAATGTGAGGGTCAGGCTTCCACCCCAGGCGCAGCAGTCCAGATTCTGGTTGAAGACAAGATTAACCCCAATGAGATCGGGGAAGTAGAGGTCGTCGTTGGCGACCGTGGTGCAATCTCGAGCCGCCCTCCCGTGATCTAATTCGACCGATCCATTGCCGT belongs to Candidatus Methylomirabilota bacterium and includes:
- a CDS encoding glycine/betaine ABC transporter substrate-binding protein; this translates as MTLINFWIAHGADMLGAVAQHLLLTLVATVAAIVIGVPLGIVAARRPRLGAALLAFANIAQTVPSLAMFGFLVALPLIGGVGARSALLVLILYALLPVMRNTVAGIQGIDRAARDAGVALGMTPRQLLLQVELPLAMPTMVAGVRVAAVVGVGAATIAAAIGAGGLGDYIFRGLSMTEPTLILAGAVPAALLALTVDASLGRLERVMTPGAARAGRVTARVLAAAGIALMLILMGSFAVSGRWGVRVIIGSKNFSEQVILGELLAQTIERTTDLRVERRLNLGGTFISDQALRSGAIDAYVEYTGTALTAIFHQPVPRDHADVLSRVTAAYAATGRTVLPSLGFNNTFAILIRGDKARRLNLKTISDAAPHAPRWKAAFGYEFLEREDGYKGLVRTYGLRFAETPHVMDLTLSYRALAGGSVDLIAGEATNGLIKGLDLFMLEDDRHYFPPYHAIPVIRTETLAAHPQLRTAIERLAGRISEEAMRQMNYDVDVSHRDVAVVAREFLDTLLQTP